In Tachysurus vachellii isolate PV-2020 chromosome 1, HZAU_Pvac_v1, whole genome shotgun sequence, a genomic segment contains:
- the shc2 gene encoding SHC-transforming protein 2 has translation MHRTDYSIAPTPKEILFTERFLEELLFSSITSIHFFFLFPPLASGSDTHSSLSSLHQAVLPGMLLKPKYGRFRNDSVTSSDDLIQSLAMSGKVVATAVAPSSVPNSPVPPLEPTILTPPLVQALDESPGLDGEQDSTTTFCMLIPKMPHWKFSNSLLSCSPSSSAASGSSKDSSKNTMAKASPASSRIAATSSGPMTSLAAALNSCDPVCLGPCSLQAVSRQRVAIGSASPSGFGGTETAVGTPSSAGSFRTGISRRTRADGIWLGGEDLSHKGNIIHKPTQGWLHSENKIYSTGISYIVKYLGCIEVLKSMRSLDFTTRTQVTREAINRLCEIVPGGKGVWKKKAANKALHAVMGKSNLHFAGMRIAVNISVEGLNLLDPTTRQVIAHHPMQSISFASGGDTDTPDYVAYVAKDPVNQRACHILECCANLAQSIISTIGQAFELQFKQHLHSPPKATPSQDRNARTEESVWEDDDMFLEHDYYNRIPGKEPPLGGVVDSRLRVPAAMPGHIHCVPQSKLAQSGSTAKRDMPSLPATQLCYEVHWDMENCSSSSVTSDGYLRADGHPNSSQDYEEHLYVNTQNLNKTRPPRDAQGECSPESPPKDIFDMRPFEDALRLHEAGTVCVLEDKWPSPPHRRAPVAPTEEQLSREAWYHGRMSRRDAEKLLIHDGDFLVRDSATNPGQYVLTGMHCGLPKHLLLVDPEGVVRTKDMLFDSISHLINYHLSNKLPIVAAESELHLQQVVYRKQ, from the exons ATGCATAGAACAGACTACAGCATTGCACCAACCCCAAAGGAGATTCTCTTCACTGAGAGATTTTTGGAAGAATTGCTTTTCTCTTCCATCACTTCTATccattttttcttcctttttccacCGTTAGCTAGTGGCAGCGATACCCACTCATCGTTGTCCTCCCTGCACCAGGCTGTTCTTCCGGGCATGCTACTTAAGCCCAAGTATGGCCGCTTTCGCAACGACTCTGTGACCTCCTCAGACGACCTGATACAGAGCTTAGCCATGAGCGGGAAGGTGGTAGCCACAGCAGTGGCTCCTTCTTCAGTACCAAACTCACCAGTGCCACCCTTGGAGCCCACCATCCTCACCCCACCCTTAGTCCAGGCATTGGATGAGTCTCCTGGCCTGGATGGCGAGCAGGACAGTACCACCACCTTCTGCATGCTCATCCCCAAGATGCCCCACTGGAAGTTCTCCAACTCGCTACTGAGCTGCAGTCCTTCTAGCAGTGCTGCTTCAGGCTCCAGTAAGGATTCCAGCAAAAACACTATGGCTAAGGCATCCCCAGCCTCCTCCAGGATAGCTGCAACCTCCAGTGGTCCCATGACCAGCCTTGCTGCTGCACTTAACTCCTGTGACCCTGTCTGTTTGGGTCCCTGTTCACTGCAGGCTGTGAGCAGACAGAGGGTCGCCATAGGCTCAGCTAGTCCCAGTGGCTTTGGAGGTACCGAGACAGCAGTAGGGACCCCAAGCAGTGCTGGAAGCTTCCGCACAGGCATCAGCCGCAGGACCAGAGCGGATGGAATATGGCTTGGTGGAGAAGATCTTAGCCACAAAGGTAATATCATCCATAAGCCTACACAAGGCTGGCTGCATTCAGAGAACAAAATCTACAGCACAGGCATCTCCTATATTGTCAAG TATTTAGGCTGCATTGAGGTGCTTAAATCAATGCGTTCGCTGGACTTCACCACAAGAACACAGGTGACGAG GGAGGCTATTAACAGGCTGTGTGAAATAGTTCCAGGAGGGAAAGGGGTATGGAAGAAGAAG GCTGCCAACAAGGCCCTTCATGCCGTCATGGGAAAGAGTAACTTGCATTTCGCTGGCATGCGTATTGCTGTCAACATCTCAGTAGAAGGGCTGAATTTGCTAGACCCCACCACACGACAG gtgATAGCACATCACCCTATGCAGTCCATCTCCTTTGCTTCTGGAGGAGACACG GATACACCTGATTATGTTGCATATGTGGCCAAAGATCCTGTCAATCAAAGAG CATGTCATATTCTGGAGTGCTGTGCAAACCTTGCTCAGAGCATTATCAGTACCATCGGCCAAGCCTTCGAGCTACAATTCAAACAGCACCTGCACAGCCCACCCAAAGCCACACCCAGCCAGGACAG GAACGCAAGGACAGAGGAGTCAGTGTGGGAGGATGATGACATGTTTTTGGAGCACGATTACTACAACAGAATACCAGGAAAAGAACCTCCGCTGGGAGGGGTTGTTGACTCGAGGCTTAGGGTGCCAGCAGCCATGCCGGGCCACATCCACTGCGTACCGCAGAGCAAATTAGCACAG TCTGGATCTACAGCTAAGAGAGACATGCCTTCACTACCTGCAACTCAGCTCTGTTATGAAGTGCACTGGGACATGGAGAACTGCAGTAGCTCAA GTGTGACATCTGATGGGTATTTGAGAGCAGATGGACATCCTAATAGTAGCCAGGATTATGAGGAGCACCTGTATGTGAATACACAGAATCTGAACAAAACAAGACCGCCACGAGATGCACAAGGAGAATGCAGCCCTGAGAGCCCCCCTAAAGACATCTTTGACATGA GACCTTTTGAAGATGCTCTGCGTCTGCATGAGGctggtactgtgtgtgtgctggaggaCAAGTGGCCAAGTCCCCCACACCGCAGAGCCCCTGTAGCCCCTACCGAGGAGCAGCTTTCTCGAGAAGCCTGGTATCATGGCCGAATGAGCCGCCGTGATGCAGAGAAGCTCCTGATCCATGATGGAGATTTCCTAGTGCGGGACAGTGCTACTAACCCAGGCCAATATGTACTGACAGGGATGCACTGCGGCCTGCCGAAGCACTTGCTCCTGGTGGACCCAGAGGGAGTG GTACGTACTAAAGACATGCTGTTTGACAGCATCAGTCACCTGATCAACTATCACCTGAGCAACAAGCTGCCCATTGTAGCAGCAGAAAGTGAACTTCATCTCCAGCAAGTGGTGTACAGAAAGCAGTGA
- the rex1bd gene encoding required for excision 1-B domain-containing protein isoform X1, giving the protein MSAADADMVPSDFKCLVRRFYELQAERVEAYKLFEEGHEAYLRTGPEYDFEQYKQLVHEITKAFCGISKEVLEIKERLHQDFDRPDLSEHLEKLQTKEKQKLELTAKLQLAKQSAQDHPEDQSYQEKVQEIKQVIIKTKESLSEIMQDFKYDSEDAD; this is encoded by the exons ATGAGCGCCGCTGATGCAGACATG gtccCTTCAGATTTCAAGTGTTTAGTGAGACGTTTTTACGAACTTCAGGCTGAGCGCGTGGAGGCATATAAACTTTTTGAAGa AGGTCATGAGGCGTACCTGAGGACGGGGCCGGAGTACGACTTTGAGCAGTACAAACAGCTGGTTCATGAGATCACCAAAGCCTTCTGTGGAATCTCCAAAGAGGTTCTAGAGATAAAAGAGCGTCTTCACCAAGACTTCGACCGACCAGATCTCTCCGAACACCTCGAGAAGCTGCAGaccaaagagaaacagaaactaGAGCTG actgCAAAATTACAGCTTGCCAAGCAGAGTGCACAAGATCATCCAGAAGACCAGAGCTACCAGGAAAAGGTTCAGGAGATCAAACAAGT CATCATAAAAACCAAGGAGTCTCTGAGTGAAATCATGCAGGATTTTAAATATGACTCAGAAGATGCAGATTGA
- the rex1bd gene encoding required for excision 1-B domain-containing protein isoform X2 produces the protein MSAADADMVPSDFKCLVRRFYELQAERVEAYKLFEEGHEAYLRTGPEYDFEQYKQLVHEITKAFCGISKEVLEIKERLHQDFDRPDLSEHLEKLQTKEKQKLELTAKLQLAKQSAQDHPEDQSYQEKVQEIKQVSQTSPDFGSRCIV, from the exons ATGAGCGCCGCTGATGCAGACATG gtccCTTCAGATTTCAAGTGTTTAGTGAGACGTTTTTACGAACTTCAGGCTGAGCGCGTGGAGGCATATAAACTTTTTGAAGa AGGTCATGAGGCGTACCTGAGGACGGGGCCGGAGTACGACTTTGAGCAGTACAAACAGCTGGTTCATGAGATCACCAAAGCCTTCTGTGGAATCTCCAAAGAGGTTCTAGAGATAAAAGAGCGTCTTCACCAAGACTTCGACCGACCAGATCTCTCCGAACACCTCGAGAAGCTGCAGaccaaagagaaacagaaactaGAGCTG actgCAAAATTACAGCTTGCCAAGCAGAGTGCACAAGATCATCCAGAAGACCAGAGCTACCAGGAAAAGGTTCAGGAGATCAAACAAGT atcaCAGACGTCACCTGATTTTGGGTCGAGATGCATTGTGTAA